From a single Theropithecus gelada isolate Dixy chromosome 10, Tgel_1.0, whole genome shotgun sequence genomic region:
- the C10H20orf85 gene encoding uncharacterized protein C20orf85 homolog, producing MAQKPLSTAAAERMNLVAQDEIWKYRLKAESEARQNWPQNWGFLTTPFEELIKCEEDLPTPKPKIELPERFRIRPVTPVEKYIKVLPSPPVPQTTQGFIGWRSAVPGLNKCLELDDEIRSCKGAFARELCWPKQGVH from the exons ATGGCGCAGAAACCGCTCAGCACAGCGGCGGCTGAACGCATGAACCTTGTGGCTCAGGATGAGATCTG GAAATACCGTCTGAAGGCTGAATCGGAAGCACGGCAGAACTGGCCCCAGAACTGGGGGTTTTTAACAACCCCTTTTGAGGAG TTGATCAAGTGTGAAGAAGATCTCCCCACCCCAAAGCCCAAAATCGAGCTTCCTGAGCGTTTCCGCATCCGGCCGGTGACCCCAGTGGAGAAGTACATCAAG GTCCTTCCATCCCCGCCAGTCCCACAGACCACCCAGGGCTTCATCGGCTGGAGATCTGCAGTGCCAGGCCTGAACAAGTGCCTAGAGCTCGACGATGAAATCAGAAGCTGCAAAGGTGCTTTTGCGCGAGAGCTGTGCTGGCCCAAGCAGGGCGTGCACTGA